The proteins below are encoded in one region of Nonomuraea helvata:
- a CDS encoding nucleotidyltransferase domain-containing protein, whose translation MTDDMILTVVMGSRAYGLETDASDTDRRGVFVAPTAAFWRLEKPATHRDGPLPEQFSWEVERFCVLALEANPTVLECLWSPIVEVITPAGRRLRDLRPAFLSERARQSFAGYAESQFRRLDPAVPKWKQAMHMVRLLLSGLHLVRHGEPLVQVGPYRERLLAIRRGEVPWAEVDAWRAELAAEVAATPGVLPERPDRERVEDFLVGVRKEYL comes from the coding sequence GTGACCGATGACATGATCCTTACCGTCGTCATGGGCTCGCGGGCGTACGGGCTCGAGACGGACGCCTCCGACACCGACAGGCGGGGCGTCTTCGTGGCGCCGACGGCCGCGTTCTGGCGGCTGGAGAAGCCGGCGACGCACCGGGACGGGCCGCTGCCCGAGCAGTTCTCGTGGGAGGTCGAGCGCTTCTGCGTCCTCGCCCTCGAGGCGAACCCCACCGTGCTGGAGTGCCTGTGGTCCCCCATCGTGGAGGTGATCACGCCGGCCGGGCGGCGGCTGCGCGACCTGCGCCCGGCCTTCCTGTCGGAGCGGGCCCGGCAGTCGTTCGCCGGGTACGCCGAGTCGCAGTTCCGCCGGCTCGACCCGGCCGTGCCCAAGTGGAAGCAGGCGATGCACATGGTGCGGCTGCTGCTCAGCGGCCTGCACCTGGTGCGCCACGGGGAGCCGCTCGTTCAGGTGGGGCCGTACAGGGAGCGGCTGCTGGCGATCCGGCGCGGCGAGGTGCCGTGGGCGGAGGTGGACGCCTGGCGGGCCGAGCTGGCCGCCGAGGTGGCCGCGACCCCCGGCGTGCTGCCGGAGCGGCCGGATCGGGAGCGGGTGGAGGACTTCCTGGTGGGCGTGCGGAAGGAGTACCTGTGA
- a CDS encoding nucleotidyltransferase domain-containing protein, whose product MNLPGWLAEVAGEQPYPLVFATVSGAHLYGFPSVDSDVDLRGVHVLPVEEVAGLRHGPETLERMWTRDGVEVDLVTHDLAKFCRLLLGRNGYVLEQLLSPLVVTSSPVHEELVALAPGCLTRHHAHHYLGFARTQWRLFTKSGELKPLLYTFRVLATGTHLMRTGELEADLTRLYEYGPAYLPDLVAAKQEAEHGPAPSVPGLESDVERMTVALEEARDFAGLPERATAEAALHDLVVRVRLRGWGGESMM is encoded by the coding sequence GTGAACCTTCCCGGATGGCTGGCTGAGGTGGCCGGGGAGCAGCCGTACCCGCTGGTGTTCGCGACGGTGAGCGGGGCCCACCTGTACGGGTTCCCCTCGGTGGACTCGGACGTGGACCTGCGGGGTGTGCACGTGCTGCCGGTCGAGGAGGTGGCGGGGCTGCGGCACGGGCCGGAGACGCTGGAGCGCATGTGGACGCGCGACGGCGTGGAGGTGGACCTCGTCACGCATGACCTGGCCAAGTTCTGCCGGTTGCTGCTGGGGCGCAACGGCTACGTGCTCGAGCAGTTGCTGTCGCCGCTGGTCGTGACGTCGTCGCCGGTGCACGAGGAGCTGGTGGCGCTCGCCCCTGGATGCCTGACGCGGCATCACGCCCACCACTACCTGGGGTTCGCGCGTACGCAGTGGCGGCTCTTCACGAAGAGCGGGGAGCTCAAGCCGCTGCTCTACACCTTCCGCGTGCTGGCCACGGGGACGCATCTCATGCGCACCGGCGAGCTGGAGGCCGATCTGACGCGCCTGTACGAGTACGGGCCCGCGTACCTGCCGGACCTGGTCGCCGCCAAGCAGGAGGCCGAGCACGGGCCGGCGCCGTCCGTGCCCGGGCTGGAGTCGGATGTGGAGCGCATGACGGTAGCGCTGGAGGAGGCCCGTGACTTCGCAGGCCTGCCTGAACGGGCGACTGCCGAGGCAGCGCTGCATGATCTGGTTGTGCGGGTGCGGCTGCGCGGGTGGGGTGGAGAATCCATGATGTGA
- a CDS encoding propionyl-CoA synthetase has protein sequence MGAYDEAYRRSIEDPGAFWAEAARGIDWDVPPATVTADGRWFPDGRLNTCHNAVDRHVAAGRGDQAALIYDSPVTGTTATFSYAELLDQVARTAGMLRDLGVEKGDTVVIYLPMVPEAVVAMLACARLGAVHSVVFGGFAARELAVRIDHARPKVVLSASCGIEPSRVVAYKPLLDAALEQAEHRPGHCVILQRPQCPAKLEEGRDLDWAQAVGEAEPAACVSVAATDPLYVLYTSGTTGMPKGVVRDNGGHAVALHWSMSHVYGAAPGEVYWAASDVGWVVGHSYIVYAPLLAGCTTVLYEGKPVGTPDPGAFWRVVATHGVRTLFTAPTAIRAIKKEDPSGYFAKKHDLSGLRYLFLAGERLDPDTYHWATDLLGIPVIDHWWQTETGWPIAADCVGLERLPLKPGSPTKAVPGWDVRILDPDGNECPPGVDGAVTVKLPLPPGALPTLYRDEARFARSYLERYPGHYLTGDGGHVDADGYLYIMGRIDDVINVAGHRLSTGSMEEVIASHPDVAECAVIGVADQLKGQLPVGFVVLKAGAVRDPAELERELTALVRERIGPVAAFRRAVVVSRLPKTRSGKILRATMRDIADGNPYSTPSTIEDPAALPEIEEAVKRT, from the coding sequence GTGGGCGCTTATGACGAGGCTTACCGGCGGAGCATCGAGGACCCCGGCGCGTTCTGGGCGGAGGCGGCGCGCGGCATCGACTGGGACGTGCCCCCCGCCACCGTCACCGCGGACGGCCGGTGGTTCCCCGACGGGCGGCTCAACACCTGTCACAACGCGGTGGACCGGCACGTCGCGGCCGGTCGCGGCGACCAGGCGGCGCTGATCTACGACAGTCCCGTCACCGGCACCACGGCGACCTTCAGCTACGCCGAGCTGCTCGACCAGGTGGCCAGGACCGCGGGGATGCTCAGGGATCTCGGCGTGGAAAAGGGCGACACCGTGGTCATCTATCTGCCCATGGTGCCGGAGGCCGTGGTCGCGATGCTGGCCTGCGCCCGGCTAGGGGCCGTGCACTCGGTGGTGTTCGGCGGGTTCGCGGCCAGGGAGCTGGCCGTGCGGATCGACCATGCCAGGCCCAAGGTGGTGCTCTCGGCGTCCTGCGGCATCGAACCGTCCAGGGTGGTGGCGTACAAGCCGCTGCTGGACGCCGCGCTGGAGCAGGCCGAGCACCGGCCAGGTCACTGCGTGATCCTCCAGCGGCCGCAGTGCCCCGCCAAGCTCGAGGAGGGGCGCGATCTCGACTGGGCGCAGGCGGTAGGCGAGGCCGAGCCCGCGGCGTGCGTGAGCGTGGCCGCCACCGATCCGCTCTACGTCCTCTACACCTCCGGCACGACCGGCATGCCCAAGGGCGTCGTGCGCGACAACGGCGGCCATGCGGTCGCGCTGCACTGGAGCATGTCCCACGTGTACGGCGCCGCCCCCGGCGAGGTCTACTGGGCCGCCTCCGACGTGGGCTGGGTGGTCGGCCACTCCTACATCGTGTACGCGCCGCTGCTGGCGGGCTGCACGACCGTGCTGTACGAGGGCAAACCGGTCGGCACTCCCGACCCGGGCGCGTTCTGGCGGGTGGTGGCCACGCACGGGGTCCGGACGCTGTTCACCGCGCCGACCGCGATCCGGGCCATCAAGAAAGAGGACCCATCCGGATATTTCGCGAAAAAGCATGATCTGTCCGGGCTGCGCTACCTCTTCCTGGCCGGCGAGCGCCTCGATCCCGACACCTACCACTGGGCCACAGACCTGCTCGGCATCCCCGTCATCGACCACTGGTGGCAGACCGAGACCGGCTGGCCCATCGCCGCCGACTGCGTCGGCCTCGAACGCCTGCCGCTCAAACCGGGCTCACCCACCAAGGCCGTCCCCGGCTGGGACGTCCGGATCCTCGACCCCGACGGCAACGAGTGCCCGCCCGGCGTGGACGGCGCCGTCACCGTCAAGCTGCCGCTCCCGCCCGGCGCGCTGCCCACGCTCTACCGCGACGAGGCCCGCTTCGCCCGCTCCTACCTGGAGCGCTACCCCGGCCACTACCTCACGGGCGACGGCGGCCACGTGGACGCCGACGGCTACCTGTACATCATGGGCCGCATCGACGACGTGATCAACGTCGCCGGACACCGGCTCTCGACCGGCTCGATGGAGGAGGTCATCGCCTCCCATCCCGACGTGGCCGAGTGCGCCGTGATCGGCGTGGCCGACCAGCTGAAGGGCCAGCTCCCCGTCGGCTTCGTGGTGCTCAAGGCCGGGGCCGTGCGCGACCCGGCGGAGCTGGAGCGCGAGCTGACCGCCCTCGTACGCGAGCGCATCGGCCCCGTCGCCGCCTTCCGCCGCGCCGTCGTGGTGTCTCGGCTGCCGAAGACGCGGTCGGGCAAGATCCTGCGCGCCACGATGCGGGACATCGCCGACGGCAACCCGTACTCCACGCCGTCCACCATCGAGGATCCGGCGGCGCTGCCGGAGATCGAGGAGGCCGTGAAGCGAACATGA
- a CDS encoding arylamine N-acetyltransferase has translation MTWNIEKLDLDAYLARIGCGGPLEPTFETLRQVHLAHVRSIPFENLDVLLGFALKRHLARIRLGRYHLPRSHATLTVEVDGRTWLADRRGTPVGPAGPPGHPGHRGGCGGPAAQALTLAGDPAGPATSCRSARQVSSSAHCTSSKTIGGPGNG, from the coding sequence ATGACATGGAACATTGAGAAGCTCGACCTCGACGCGTACCTTGCCAGGATCGGCTGCGGCGGCCCGCTCGAGCCGACGTTCGAGACGCTGCGCCAGGTGCACCTGGCGCACGTGCGCTCCATCCCCTTCGAGAACCTCGACGTGCTCCTCGGCTTCGCCCTGAAGCGGCACCTGGCCAGGATCCGGCTGGGCCGCTACCACTTGCCGCGCTCGCACGCCACGCTCACGGTCGAGGTGGACGGCCGCACGTGGCTGGCCGACCGCCGGGGAACTCCTGTCGGCCCTGCGGGACCGCCTGGGCATCCAGGTCACCGAGGCGGATGCGGAGGCCCTGCTGCCCAGGCTCTGACTTTGGCGGGCGACCCGGCCGGCCCGGCAACGAGCTGCCGCAGCGCCAGACAGGTCAGCTCGTCCGCCCACTGCACGTCGTCCAAGACGATCGGAGGGCCCGGGAACGGGTGA